The Ailuropoda melanoleuca isolate Jingjing chromosome 9, ASM200744v2, whole genome shotgun sequence genome includes a region encoding these proteins:
- the GPT gene encoding alanine aminotransferase 1 translates to MASWGRTVPRRVGRGPAAPTSSAFSVPFSGASRLQRRGCPLPRAPLPRLPLPSPGPLSLDPASLIPTSESCRVLTFLPGLSRVMALRAGDHSQVAMNGLKEKVLTLDTMNPCVRKVEYAVRGPIVLRALELEQELRQGVKKPFTEVIRANIGDAQAMGQKPITFLRQVLALCVHPDLLKSPDFPEDAKRKAERILQACGGHSLGAYSISSGIQLIREDVARYIEQRDGGIPADPNNIYLSTGASDAIVTVLKLLVAGEGPTRTGVLIPIPQYPLYSAALAELNAVRVDYYLDEECAWALDVAELRRALCQARDHCCPRALCIINPGNPTGQVQARECIEAVIRFAFEERLFLMADEVYQDNVYAEGSQFHSFKKVLTEMGPPYATQQELASFHSVSKGYMGECGFRGGYVEVVNLDAAVQQQMQKLLSVRLCPPVPGQVLLSMVVSPPAPSDPSFAQFQAERQAVLAELAAKAKLTEQVFNEAPGIRCNPVQGAMYSFPRVQLPPRAVQRAQELGLAPDMFFCMRLLEETGICVVPGSGFGQREGTYHFRMTILPPMEKLRPLLEKLSQFHAKFTREYS, encoded by the exons ATGGCTTCCTGGGGCAGAACTGTGCCCAGACGGGTGGGGCGGGGCCCAGCAGCCCCGACTTCTTCAGCCTTTTCTGTCCCTTTCAGTGGGGCCAGCAGGCTGCAGCGAAGAGGGTGCCCTTTACCTAGAGCCCCCCTACCGAGgctccctcttcccagccccgGCCCACTGAGTCTGGACCCAGCTTCCCTTATCCCCACTTCTGAATCCTGCCGTGTCCTGACCTTCCTGCCTGGTCTGAGTAGGGTCATGGCCTTGAGGGCAGGTGACCACAGCCAGGTTGCAATGAACGGGCTGAAGGAGAAGGTGCTGACGCTGGACACCATGAACCCGTGTGTTCGGAAGGTGGAGTATGCAGTGCGCGGGCCCATTGTGCTGCGTGCCCTCGAGCTGGAGCAGGAACTGCGCCAG ggGGTAAAGAAGCCCTTCACCGAGGTCATCCGTGCCAACATCGGGGACGCGCAGGCCATGGGGCAGAAGCCCATCACCTTCCTGCGTCAG GTCCTGGCCCTCTGCGTCCACCCTGATCTCCTGAAGAGCCCCGACTTCCCCGAGGATGCCAAGAGAAAGGCTGAGCGCATCTTGCAGGCGTGTGGGGGACACAGCCTGG GGGCCTACAGCATCAGCTCCGGCATCCAGCTGATCCGGGAGGATGTAGCTCGCTACATCGAGCAGCGCGATGGAGGCATTCCCGCAGACCCCAACAACATCTACCTGTCCACCGGGGCCAGCGACGCCATCGTG ACGGTGCTGAAGCTGCTGGTGGCGGGAGAGGGTCCCACCCGCACAGGCGTGCTCATCCCCATCCCTCAGTACCCGTTGTACTCCGCAGCGCTGGCCGAGCTCAACGCTGTGCGGGTGGACTACTACTTGGATGAGGAGTGCGCTTGGGCCCTGGACGTGGCCGAGCTGCGGCGGGCCCTGTGCCAGGCGCGTGATCATTGCTGCCCACGCGCACTCTGCATTATCAACCCTGGCAACCCCACTg GGCAGGTGCAAGCCCGCGAGTGCATCGAGGCGGTGATTCGCTTTGCCTTCGAGGAGCGCCTCTTCCTCATGGCTGATGAG GTGTACCAGGACAACGTGTATGCGGAGGGTTCGCAGTTCCACTCATTCAAGAAGGTGCTCACAGAGATGGGGCCGCCTTACGCGACGCAGCAGGAGCTCGCCTCCTTCCACTCCGTCTCCAAGGGCTACATGGGAGA GTGCGGGTTCCGCGGCGGCTACGTGGAGGTGGTGAACTTGGACGCCGCCGTGCAGCAACAGATGCAGAAGTTGCTGAGCGTGCGGCTGTGCCCACCGGTGCCGGGCCAGGTCCTGCTCAGCATGGTGGTCAGCCCGCCCGCGCCCTCTGACCCCTCCTTCGCGCAGTTCCAGGCG GAGAGGCAGGCGGTGCTGGCCGAGCTGGCAGCGAAGGCGAAGCTCACGGAGCAGGTTTTCAACGAGGCTCCCGGCATTCGGTGCAACCCGGTGCAGGGTGCCATGTACTCCTTCCCTCGCGTGCAGCTGCCCCCGCGCGCCGTGCAGCGTGCTCAG GAGCTGGGCCTGGCCCCCGACATGTTCTTCTGCATGCGTCTTCTGGAGGAGACCGGCATCTGCGTGGTCCCCGGGAGCGGCTTCGGGCAGAGGGAAGGCACCTACCACTTCCG GATGACCATTCTGCCCCCCATGGAGAAGCTGCGGCCTCTGCTGGAGAAGCTGAGCCAGTTCCACGCCAAGTTCACCCGAGAGTACTCCTGA
- the MFSD3 gene encoding major facilitator superfamily domain-containing protein 3 encodes MHGKLLPLAGLYLVQGLPYGLQSGLLPVLLRARGLSLTRVGLAKGLYLPWLFKLVWAPLVDARGSLRAWLMLSTAALGLVCGLLAALPPAEAGPAGLPVTVAGLLLLLNLGAAVQDVALDTLAVQLLEPAELGPGNTVQVVAYKLGAVLAGGGLLVLVPTLSWPLLFLLLAATYWLAAVLIWAAPALQQLPASRPSEPPRHSLHLLQDVLAMPGTLWTAGFVLTYKLGEQGASSLFPLFLLDHGISTPELGLWNGVGAVVCSIVGSSLGGALLARHRQPLPLLRSVLRFRLGGLACQTTLLFHLDAPGIRLGPSTVLRGAALLSLCLQHFLGGLVTTTTFTLMMHCSQLAPSALQATHYSLLATLELLGKLFLGTLAGALADSLGLHLCFSLFLALSGMPILYLSLAPSTLA; translated from the exons ATGCATGGGAAGCTGCTGCCGCTGGCCGGCCTCTACCTGGTGCAAGGCCTGCCCTATGGGCTGCAGTCAGGCCTGCTGCCCGTGCTGCTGCGGGCGCGCGGCCTCTCCCTGACACGCGTGGGACTGGCCAAGGGGCTGTACCTGCCCTGGCTGTTTAAACTCGTGTGGGCCCCACTGGTAGACGCGCGGGGCTCCCTGAGGGCCTGGCTGATGCTCAGCACGGCTGCTCTGGGCCTGGTGTGCGGGCTGCTGGCAGCCCTGCCTCCGGCGGAAGCTGGCCCGGCTGGGCTGCCGGTCACTGTGGCGGGGCTGCTTCTGTTGCTGAACCTGGGTGCAGCTGTGCAGGATGTGGCCCTGGACACGCTGGCCGTCCAGCTCTTGGAGCCCGCGGAGCTAGGGCCTGGCAACACAGTGCAGGTGGTCGCTTACAAGCTGGGGGCAGTGCTGGCGGGAGGAGGCCTCTTGGTCCTCGTACCcaccctctcctggcctctgcttTTCCTGCTCCTGGCTGCCACCTACTGGTTGGCTGCTGTCCTCATCTGGGCTGCCCCGGCCCTGCAGCAGCTGCCTGCGTCTCGGCCCTCAGAGCCACCCCGCCACAGTCTGCACCTTCTGCAGGACGTGCTGGCCATGCCTGGCACTCTGTGGACAGCAGGCTTTGTGCTCACTTACAAACTGG GTGAGCAGGGTGCCAGCAGCTTGTTTCCGCTCTTCCTGCTGGACCACGGCATCTCCACTCCAGAGCTGGGACTGTGGAACGGCGTGGGTGCTGTGGTCTGCTCCATTGTAGGCTCGTCCCTGGGTGGGGCCCTGCTGGCCAGGCACAG gCAACCACTGCCCCTGCTGAGGTCAGTGCTTCGGTTCCGTCTTGGGGGTCTGGCCTGCCAGACCACCCTGCTCTTCCACCTGGACGCCCCAGGGATCAGGCTGGGCCCCAGCACAGTCTTGAGAG GGGCGGCCTTGCTGAGCCTGTGTCTGCAGCACTTCCTGGGGGGCCTGGTTACAACCACCACGTTCACCCTGATGATGCACTGTAGCCAGCTGGCGCCCAGTGCCCTGCAG GCCACACACTACAGTCTCCTGGCCACTCTGGAGCTGCTGGGGAAGCTGTTCCTGGGCACGCTGGCCGGAGCCCTGGCTGACAGCCTGGGGCtgcatctctgcttctctctcttccttgctctctcaGGCATGCCCATTCTGTATCTGAGCCTGGCACCCAGCACCCTGGCCTGA
- the RECQL4 gene encoding LOW QUALITY PROTEIN: ATP-dependent DNA helicase Q4 (The sequence of the model RefSeq protein was modified relative to this genomic sequence to represent the inferred CDS: inserted 2 bases in 1 codon; deleted 2 bases in 1 codon) — MERLRDVRERLQDWERAFRRRSGRRPGQEDVEAAPEETRALYREYRALKGALGRAGGIGPHSPKRSLLATAEEMQEPSCWGPHLNRAATHSPHPTVSGPSPVGSVPDYGKRLKANLKATLQGGPALGRIPRTPRRPSSKTPSLGPPGGEAVRIFPEVVSEVLLQPHGPQLRPGRLQQLQASLSLRLSSLDPDWLQRCHNGAPDFLGASKACQPNLGVQESQPLTPGVPSVLGPSTGPETRALQIAGVSAGSPRPGNSQDKKWRWSREPEGSPAQAQQDGGQAGSLPEEAGAAEHTGDCPGEPLWVQPPSAPRASRYHSFSPGGVIVRRDRVGQALGMLSSYVLSRSALRSGGNYVRLNMKRKRSVRGPALRGRLLRKQMWKQKWQKKGERFGGGQPRAAAKNSCFQCGQLGRWSSQCPQSEPTLDPQKSSEDEEDVQTQLTLEEVVRRTGTASCQLPVSEKDTEPAGPEPLVTVERPVPQAHCPSPIVPPLYPPGPSGQVAETPAEVFQALEELGHQAFRPGQERVVMRILSGMSTLLVLPTGAGKSLCYQLPALLYARRSPCLTLVISPLLSLMDDQMSGLPPCLKAACIHSGMTRKQQESALKKVQAAQVHVLMLSPEALVGAGAGIPGRLPQLPPVAFACVDEAHCLSQWSHNFRPCYLRVCKVLREHMGVHCFLGLTATATRSTARDVAQHLGVAEELVLRGPVTIPANLYLSVSMDRDPDQALVTLLQSDRFRALSSVIVYCNRREDTERVAALLRTCLREARDLGRRGQAPKAVAEAYHAGMCSRERRRVQQAFMDGRLRVVVATVAFGMGLDRPDVRAVLHLGLPASFESYVQAVGRAGRDGQPAHCHLFLQPQGQDLQELRRHVHADATDFLAVKKLVQCSFPPCTCTHAQRPLEQDGAESQERPVAVSPREAKQPNSERTARCPGHERALPVQPLVQALDMPEEAIETLLCYLELHPQRWLELLAPTYAHCRLRCPGGPPQLQALAHRSPLLALCLAQQPLESTGGGSYSVEFDVXLMADSVGWKLASVRQALRQLQWEPEPGTGAPRETGVLVEFRELAFCLHSPGDLTAPERDQICDFLYSHIRAREQEALARLRRTFQAFHSVAFPSCGPCLEQPDEERSARLKTLLSCYFEEEGPGRVGDEQGPEPGQTGIQDWEDQVRQDVRHLLSSWPDQQFSGRAVARIFHGIGSPRYPAQVYGRDRRFWRRYLHLSFPGLMRLATEEILQWGH, encoded by the exons ATGGAGCGGCTGCGGGACGTGCGGGAGCGGCTGCAGGATTGGGAGCGCGCGTTCCGGCGGCGGAGCGGGCGGCGGCCGGGCCAG GAGGACGTGGAGGCGGCGCCGGAGGAGACCCGAG CGCTCTACCGGGAGTACCGCGCCCTGAAGGGGGCCCTGGGCCGGGCCGGCGGCATCGGACCTCACAGCCCCAAGCGGTCGCTTCTCGCGACGGCCGAGGAG ATGCAGGAGCCCAGCTGCTGGGGGCCGCACTTGAATAGGGCTGCGACCCATAGTCCACATCCTACTGTTTCTGGGCCAAGCCCTGTGGGGTCTGTGCCAGACTACGGGAAAAGGCTTAAAGCCAACCTAAAGGCCACCCTGCAG GGTGGGCCAGCCCTGGGCCGCATACCCCGGACTCCACGAAGACCCTCGTCCAAGACGCCCTCCCTGGGGCCACCAGGTGGAGAGGCTGTCCGCATCTTTCCAGAAGTCGTCAGTGAGGTGCTCCTCCAGCCTCATGGGCCCCAGCTGAGGCCAGGCCGCCTCCAACAGCTACAGGCATCCTTGAGCCTACGACTGAGCTCCCTAGACCCTGACTGGCTACAGCGGTGTCACAATGGGGCCCCAGATTTCCTGGGGGCTTCCAAGGCCTGCCAGCCTAACCTGGGTGTACAGGAGTCACAGCCTCTGACTCCAGGTGTCCCATCTGTTCTTGGTCCCAGCACTGGCCCTGAGACTCGAGCCCTACAGATTGCTGGAGTCAGTGCAGGGAGCCCCCGACCTGGCAACAGTCAAGACAAGAAGTGGAGATGGAGTAGGGAACCAGAAGGGAGCCCTGCACAGGCCCAGCAGGACGGTGGCCAGGCAGGATCTCTGCCTGAGGAAGCTGGGGCTGCGGAACATACAGGGGACTGTCCAGGAGAACCCCTGTGGGTACAGCCCCCCAGcgcccccagagcctccaggtaCCACAGCTTCAGC CCCGGTGGGGTCATTGTGAGACGAGACAGGGTGGGGCAGGCTTTGGGGATGCTCTCCTCGTACGTCCTGTCTAGGTCAGCTCTCCGCAGCGGAGGTAATTACGTCCGTCTCAACATGAAACGGAAGCGGTCCGTGCGGGGCCCGGCACTCCGGGGCAGGCTCCTCCGCAAACAG ATGTGGAAGCAGAAGTGGCAGAAGAAAGGGGAGCGTTTTGGAGGAGGTCAGCCCAGAGCTGCAGCCAAGAATTCTTGCTTCCAGTGTGGGCAGCTAGGCCGCTGGTCATCCCAGTGCCCCCAGTCAG AGCCTACCCTGGACCCCCAGAAGAGCAGCGAGGATGAAGAGGACGTGCAGACCCAGCTCACCTTAGAGGAAGTAGTCAGGAGGACGGGCACTGCCAGCTGCCAACTCCCTG TGAGTGAGAAAGATACAGAGCCTGCTGGGCCTGAGCCGTTGGTGACCGTGGAGCGGCCTGTGCCCCAGGCGCACTGCCCATCCCCCATCGTGCCACCACTCTACCCACCAGGGCCCTCGGGGCAAGTGGCAG AGACACCAGCTGAGGTGTTCCAGGCCCTAGAGGAGCTGGGGCACCAAGCCTTCCGCCCTGGGCAGGAGCGTGTGGTCATGCGGATCCTTTCTG GCATGTCCACGCTGCTGGTGCTGCCCACTGGTGCTGGCAAGTCCCTGTGCTACCAGCTCCCTGCGCTGCTTTACGCCCGGCGGAGCCCGTGCCTCACGCTGGTCATCTCTCCCCTGCTGTCTCTCATGGACGACCAG ATGTCTGGCCTGCCTCCGTGCCTGAAGGCGGCCTGCATCCACTCAGGCATGACCAGGAAGCAGCAGGAGTCTGCCTTGAAGAAG GTTCAGGCGGCCCAGGTGCACGTGCTGATGCTGTCCCCCGAGGCGCTggttggggctggggcagggatcCCTGGCCGCCTCCCTCAGCTGCCTCCAGTCGCCTTTGCCTGTGTCGATGAGGCCCACTGCCTTTCCCAGTGGTCCCACAACTTCCGGCCCTGCTACCTGCGTGTCTGCAAG GTGCTGCGGGAGCACATGGGCGTGCACTGCTTCCTGGGTCTCACGGCCACGGCCACACGCAGCACCGCGAGAGATGTGGCCCAGCACCTAGGCGTGGCCGAGGAGCTTGTCCTCAGAGGGCCAGTCACCATCCCCGCCAACCTGTACCTCTCTGTGTCCATGGACAGGGACCCAGACCAG GCTCTAGTGACACTGCTGCAGAGTGATCGTTTCCGTGCTCTGAGCTCTGTCATCGTCTACTGCAACAGACGTGAGGACACAGAGCGTGTCGCCGCCCTGCTCCGCACCTGCCTGCGTGAGGCCCGGGACCTGGGGCGTAGAG GACAGGCCCCCAAGGCTGTAGCCGAAGCCTACCACGCCGGCATGTGTAGCCGGGAGCGGCGGCGGGTGCAGCAAGCCTTCATGGACGGCCGGCTGCGGGTGGTGGTGGCCACAGTGGCCTTCGGAATGGGCCTGGACCGGCCAGATGTGCGGGCCGTGCTGCACCTGGGGCTGCCTGCAAGCTTCGAGAGCTACGTGCAGGCTGTGGGCCGGGCCGGGCGTGACGGCCAGCCAGCGCATTGCCACCTCTTCCTACAACCCCAG GGCCAGGACCTGCAGGAGCTGCGGAGACACGTGCATGCTGATGCCACCGACTTTCTCGCCGTGAAGAAGCTGGTCCAGTGTTCCTTCCCACCCTGCACTTGCACCCACGCCCAACGGCCCCTGGAACAGGACGGAGCCGAGAGCCAGGAGAGGCCTGTGGCCGTGTCCCCAAGAGAGGCCAAGCAACCCAACAGCGAGCGTACAGCCCGGTGTCCGGGCCATGAGCGGGCACTCCCAGTGCAGCCGCTGGTGCAGGCCCTGGACATGCCTGAGGAAG CCATTGAGACCTTGCTGTGCTATCTGGAGCTACACCCACAGCGTTGGCTGGAGCTGTTAGCACCCACCTACGCCCACTGCCGCCTGCGCTGCCCTGGGGGCCCcccccagctccaggccctggCCCACAG GAGTCCCCTCCTGGCTCTGTGTTTGGCCCAGCAGCCACtggagagcacaggtgggggaaGTTATTCTGTAGAGTTCGATGT CCTAATGGCCGACTCAGTGGGCTGGAAGCTGGCCTCCGTACGGCAGGCTCTCCGTCAGCTGCAGTGGGAGCCAGAGCCCGGGACAG GTGCACCTCGGGAGACAGGGGTGCTGGTGGAGTTCCGGGAGCTTGCCTTCTGTCTGCACAGTCCTGGAGACCTGACAGCCCCTGAGAGGGACCAGATCTGTGACTTCCTGTACAGCCACATACGAGCCCGAGAGCAGGAGGCCCTGGCCCGCTTGCGCCGCACTTTCCAGGCCTTTCACAG CGTCGCCTTCCCCAGCTGTGGGCCCTGCTTGGAGCAGCCTGATGAGGAGCGCAGCGCCAGGCTCAAGACTCTGCTCAGCTGCTACTTCGAGGAAGAGGGGCCAGGGCGCGTGGGAGATGAGCAGGGCCCAGAGCCGGGACAGACCGGG ATCCAGGACTGGGAGGACCAGGTTCGCCAGGACGTCCGTCACCTTCTGTCCTCGTGGCCAGACCAGCAGTTCTCAGGCAGGGCTGTGGCACGTATCTTCCACGGCATCG GAAGCCCCCGCTACCCAGCACAGGTGTACGGGCGGGACCGACGCTTCTGGAGAAGATACCTGCATCTGAGCTTCCCCGGCCTGATGCGCTTAGCCACAGAGGAGATCTTGCAGTGGGGCCACTGA